From the genome of Orcinus orca chromosome 5, mOrcOrc1.1, whole genome shotgun sequence, one region includes:
- the LOC101280161 gene encoding LOW QUALITY PROTEIN: eukaryotic translation initiation factor 3 subunit J-like (The sequence of the model RefSeq protein was modified relative to this genomic sequence to represent the inferred CDS: deleted 1 base in 1 codon), with protein MAAAAAGDSDSWDADTFSLEDPVRKVGGGGTAGGDRWEGDDEDVKDNWDDDDDDKKKEAEVKPEVKISEKKKTEKIKEKGWQRKKRQEEIKKRLEEPEEPKVLTPDKLRLKKLQEESDLELAKETFGVNNTVYGIDAMNPSSRDDFTEFGKLLKDKITQYEKSLYYASFLEALVRDVCISLEIDDLKKITSSLTVLCSEKQKEEKQSKAKKKKKGVVPGGGLKATMKDHLADHGGYDGGYVQDFEDFT; from the exons atggcggcggcagcggcgggggACTCCGACTCCTGGGACGCGGACACGTTCTCTCTGGAAGATCCGGTGCGGAAGGTGGGGGGCGGCGGCACCGCCGGCGGGGACCGCTGGGAAGGCGACGACGAGGACGTCAAGGATAActgggatgatgatgatgatgat aaaaaaaaagaagcagaagtaAAACCAGAagtaaaaatttcagaaaagaaaaaaacagagaagataaaagagaaaggaTGGCAGCGGaagaaaaggcaagaagaaattaaaaagaggtTAGAAGAACCTGAAGAACCTAAAGTGCTAACACCAGACAAACTGCGGCTAAAGAAATTACAGGAAGAGTCAGACCTCGAATTAGCGAAAGAAACATTTGGTGTTAATAATACAGTTTATGGAATAGATGCTATGAACCCATCTTCAAGGGATGACTTCACAGAGTTTGGAAAGTtactaaaagataaaattacaCAATATGAAAAATCACTATACTATGCCAGTTTTTTGGAAGCCTTAGTTCGAGATGTGTGTATTTCATTGGAAATTGATGACTTGAAAAAGATTACCAGTTCATTGACTGTACTTTGCagtgaaaaacagaaggaagaaaagcaaagcaaagccaaaaagaagaagaaaggcgtGGTTCCCGGAGGGGGATTAAAGGCTACCATGAAAGACCATCTGGCAGATCATGGTGGTTATGATGGAGGATATGTTCAAGATTTTGAAGACTTCACGTGA